A region of Candidatus Dormiibacterota bacterium DNA encodes the following proteins:
- a CDS encoding biotin-dependent carboxyltransferase family protein → MDALRVLAPGLLTSVQDVGRPGLRRLGVPAGGAADPPTLRLANLLAGNPQGAAALEVTHGGPTLEVLAESVRVALAGECAIGIQDAGGHRGEAAAWSSLTLRRGDRLRLGRVASGLRAYLAVAGGIAVAPVLGSAATDLRGGWGGLRGRALRAGDLLPLASDRPAGGGETRLDPPPWWTRDGAVRAVPGPQDGHFTAAALELLATAQWTVTPSSDRTGLRLDGPELEHRGAAEIVSDACLPGSIQVPGSRRPIVLLADGGTTGGYPKIATVASADLGALGRLRPGARLRFELVDVATAERLRRELEAWFAAVARGGTGTPS, encoded by the coding sequence GTGGACGCGCTGCGGGTGCTCGCCCCGGGGCTGCTCACCTCCGTCCAGGACGTGGGGCGGCCGGGCCTGCGCCGCCTCGGCGTGCCCGCCGGCGGGGCCGCCGACCCCCCGACCCTCCGGCTCGCCAACCTGCTCGCCGGGAACCCCCAGGGGGCGGCGGCTCTGGAGGTCACCCACGGCGGACCCACCCTCGAGGTGCTCGCCGAGAGTGTCCGGGTGGCCCTCGCCGGCGAGTGCGCGATCGGGATCCAGGACGCCGGCGGCCACCGCGGCGAGGCGGCGGCGTGGTCATCGCTGACGCTGCGCCGCGGCGACCGGCTGCGCCTCGGGCGGGTGGCCTCCGGGCTGCGCGCCTACCTGGCGGTGGCCGGGGGCATCGCGGTCGCGCCGGTGCTGGGCTCGGCCGCCACCGACCTCCGCGGCGGCTGGGGCGGGCTGAGGGGGCGCGCGCTGCGCGCCGGCGACCTCCTCCCGCTGGCGTCCGACCGTCCCGCCGGCGGCGGCGAGACCCGCCTCGACCCGCCGCCGTGGTGGACCCGCGACGGAGCGGTCCGCGCCGTCCCCGGGCCCCAGGACGGTCACTTCACCGCCGCGGCGCTCGAGCTCCTGGCCACCGCGCAGTGGACGGTGACCCCCTCCTCCGACCGCACCGGCCTGCGCCTCGACGGCCCCGAGCTCGAGCACCGCGGCGCCGCGGAGATCGTGTCCGACGCCTGCCTGCCGGGCTCGATCCAGGTGCCCGGCAGCCGCCGCCCGATCGTGCTGCTCGCCGACGGCGGCACCACCGGCGGCTATCCGAAGATCGCCACCGTCGCCAGCGCCGACCTGGGGGCGCTGGGACGCCTGCGCCCCGGCGCCCGGCTGCGCTTCGAGCTCGTCGACGTCGCCACCGCGGAGCGGCTGCGCCGCGAGCTCGAGGCGTGGTTCGCGGCGGTCGCGCGGGGTGGGACCGGCACGCCATCATGA
- the pxpB gene encoding 5-oxoprolinase subunit PxpB, which yields MSFVPSQPTPRFLAAADAAVVVEFGDAVDEALSARVLALEAALRRRPPPGVVETVPTLRSLLVLYDVLVTGHDALVAALRELVSGPPEAPGGGGAEWSIPVDYGGEAGPDLEEVAAAAGMSPAATVAAHTGALHRVAMLGHLPGLPYLTGLPAALGLGRHPEPRVRVAAGSVAVAGGLTCIYPVAAPGGWRIIGRTPARLFDPAAAPPAVLAPGDRVRFVAVDAAG from the coding sequence ATGAGTTTCGTACCGTCGCAACCGACACCCCGCTTCCTCGCCGCCGCCGACGCCGCGGTGGTGGTCGAGTTCGGCGACGCCGTCGACGAGGCGCTGAGCGCCCGGGTGCTCGCCCTCGAGGCGGCGCTCCGCCGCCGGCCGCCTCCCGGGGTGGTCGAGACCGTGCCCACGCTGCGCTCGCTGCTGGTGCTCTACGACGTCCTCGTCACCGGCCACGACGCGCTGGTCGCCGCGCTCCGCGAGCTCGTGTCCGGGCCGCCGGAGGCGCCGGGCGGCGGAGGCGCGGAGTGGAGCATCCCGGTGGACTACGGCGGCGAGGCGGGGCCCGACCTCGAGGAGGTGGCCGCCGCCGCGGGGATGAGCCCGGCCGCCACGGTCGCCGCGCACACCGGCGCCCTCCACCGCGTCGCCATGCTCGGCCACCTCCCCGGCCTCCCCTACCTCACCGGCCTGCCGGCGGCGCTCGGCCTCGGCCGGCATCCCGAGCCGCGGGTGCGGGTGGCCGCCGGGTCGGTGGCGGTCGCCGGCGGGCTCACCTGCATCTACCCGGTCGCCGCCCCGGGCGGCTGGAGGATCATCGGCCGGACCCCGGCGCGCCTCTTCGACCCCGCCGCCGCCCCCCCCGCCGTGCTCGCCCCCGGCGACCGGGTGCGCTTCGTCGCCGTCGACGCGGCGGGCTGA
- a CDS encoding DUF4214 domain-containing protein: MAQFGHISTRGRAALLILATGGAVLGAGVARSVAPATAATAASVTLSTTTPTVVTGHVASLKAIVNTGGAAPTGTVSFFLDGVGITPASTGTKTLSGGKNSVTAAFTMNTPGGHQFTAKYNGSAAFLPSAMSAPVGVNVVTAGAGQAVVSVVSSLGATIPSATPVTITAHVAGTPVPTGSVSFTDPGTSLPANRTLTGGAVSINVASLPLGTNTITANYSGDPTYAPSSGTMTITVTAQPNDRFLNHLYTDMIGAQDPSGEAFWASQLAKGMARPTVAFAFTQTQNYDNAIVAQLYQNVMGRGSDPGGATFWAGKMRGGMSPEQIAASMVASDERFLSPSFGNNDVDTFIQATYRALLGRGADSPGLGFWHDYLLTGHPRWQLTLGFVYSTEWAHVTVSNMYAKFHLGTPAPSAWDYWAGQVIGGMHDDQLAAQLAGSQQYYDWTQAN; this comes from the coding sequence ATGGCGCAGTTCGGACACATCTCGACACGGGGACGGGCAGCCCTGCTCATCCTCGCCACCGGCGGCGCGGTCCTGGGGGCCGGGGTCGCACGCTCGGTGGCTCCGGCGACGGCCGCCACCGCCGCATCGGTGACGCTGAGCACCACCACGCCGACGGTGGTGACCGGTCATGTCGCGAGCCTCAAGGCGATCGTGAACACCGGTGGCGCGGCTCCGACGGGGACGGTCAGCTTCTTCCTGGACGGTGTGGGGATCACCCCCGCCTCCACCGGCACCAAGACCCTGAGCGGCGGGAAGAACAGCGTCACCGCGGCGTTCACCATGAACACCCCGGGTGGCCACCAGTTCACGGCGAAGTACAACGGCTCGGCGGCGTTCCTGCCCTCCGCGATGTCCGCGCCGGTGGGCGTCAACGTGGTGACCGCCGGCGCCGGCCAGGCCGTCGTGAGTGTCGTCTCCAGCCTGGGTGCGACGATCCCCAGCGCCACGCCGGTGACCATCACCGCGCACGTCGCCGGGACTCCCGTGCCCACCGGCTCGGTCAGCTTCACCGATCCCGGCACCTCACTTCCCGCCAACCGGACCCTCACCGGCGGCGCGGTCAGCATCAACGTCGCCAGCCTGCCGCTGGGGACCAACACCATCACCGCCAACTACAGCGGCGATCCCACCTACGCTCCCTCCAGCGGGACGATGACGATCACGGTCACCGCCCAGCCGAACGACAGGTTCCTGAACCACCTGTACACCGACATGATCGGTGCCCAGGACCCCAGCGGTGAGGCCTTCTGGGCGTCGCAGCTGGCCAAGGGCATGGCGCGACCCACCGTCGCCTTCGCCTTCACCCAGACCCAGAACTACGACAACGCGATCGTTGCCCAGCTGTACCAGAACGTGATGGGTCGTGGGTCGGATCCCGGCGGCGCCACCTTCTGGGCGGGCAAGATGCGCGGCGGCATGTCGCCTGAGCAGATCGCGGCGTCGATGGTCGCGTCGGACGAGCGCTTCCTCAGCCCGAGCTTCGGCAACAACGACGTCGACACCTTCATCCAGGCGACCTACCGGGCGCTGCTCGGCCGTGGTGCCGACTCCCCCGGCCTCGGCTTCTGGCACGACTACCTCCTCACCGGCCACCCGCGCTGGCAGCTGACCCTCGGCTTCGTCTACAGCACCGAGTGGGCGCACGTGACCGTCAGCAACATGTACGCCAAGTTCCACCTCGGCACCCCCGCTCCCAGCGCCTGGGACTACTGGGCGGGCCAGGTCATCGGGGGCATGCACGACGACCAGCTCGCCGCGCAGCTCGCCGGCTCCCAGCAGTACTACGACTGGACGCAGGCCAACTAG
- a CDS encoding 5-oxoprolinase subunit PxpA, whose protein sequence is MTARVDLNSDLGEGFGPWRMGDDEQLLQVVTTTSIACGFHAGDPVIMARTVALARRHGVAVGAHPGTLDLYGFGRRRFSGEPPDELATMVVYQVGALGALAAREGVRLRHVKLHGALSNAAAVDVDLADAVAEAICALDPLLAWLVPSGSEMGLAAQRYGLRAVHEVFADRGYDDDGNLLLRDRPGALLTDTGEVVERALRIVEAGAVVSVSGRVLPLRCDSLCVHGDTPGALATARGLRAGLEAAGVTVAAFGAS, encoded by the coding sequence ATGACGGCGCGCGTCGACCTCAACAGCGATCTCGGTGAGGGCTTCGGCCCCTGGCGCATGGGCGACGACGAGCAGCTCCTCCAGGTCGTCACCACCACCAGCATCGCCTGCGGGTTCCACGCCGGCGACCCGGTGATCATGGCGAGGACGGTCGCGCTGGCCCGCCGCCACGGCGTCGCCGTCGGCGCCCACCCCGGCACCCTCGACCTCTACGGCTTCGGCCGCCGCCGCTTCAGCGGCGAACCGCCCGACGAGCTGGCGACGATGGTCGTGTACCAGGTCGGGGCGCTCGGGGCGCTGGCCGCCCGCGAGGGCGTGCGGCTCCGCCACGTCAAGCTCCACGGCGCCCTCAGCAACGCCGCCGCGGTCGACGTGGATCTCGCGGACGCGGTCGCCGAGGCGATCTGCGCCCTCGACCCGCTGCTCGCCTGGCTGGTGCCGTCGGGGTCGGAGATGGGTCTCGCGGCGCAGCGCTACGGGCTGCGTGCCGTCCACGAGGTGTTCGCCGACCGCGGCTACGACGACGACGGCAACCTGCTCCTCCGCGATCGCCCCGGAGCGCTGCTCACCGACACCGGCGAGGTGGTCGAGCGCGCCCTGCGGATCGTCGAGGCGGGTGCGGTGGTGAGCGTGTCGGGACGGGTGCTGCCGCTGCGGTGCGACTCCCTCTGCGTCCACGGCGACACTCCCGGCGCGCTGGCGACGGCCCGGGGGCTGCGGGCCGGGCTCGAGGCCGCGGGGGTCACGGTCGCCGCCTTCGGCGCTTCCTGA